Proteins found in one Miscanthus floridulus cultivar M001 chromosome 4, ASM1932011v1, whole genome shotgun sequence genomic segment:
- the LOC136550862 gene encoding transcription factor JUNGBRUNNEN 1-like, whose translation MISKLNQASTYCCMPTSSTSLVVQEEQHYMAKEIMAGGDHGEGDEVVLVGDEEEEDMLPGFRFHPTDEELVTFYLRRKVAGKRLSIEIIKDFDIYKHDPWDLPKSSSISGDKEWYFFCLRGRKYRNSIRPNRVTGSGFWKATGIDRPIHSATSGRAGDPIGLKKSLVFCRGSAGKGTKTEWMMHEFRLPQRAESAHTLPSEQEAEVWTICRIFRRNFTYKKHPQQQIAGSKVSAAAAVVVQPGEYSSVTGSLESDTGDEYTNDVPQPPLQAPAVIDDYDYGYGYGQQQQQQLQQAPVEQPRAACSGHGASAVTDDGRAPPRSAQ comes from the exons ATGATATCTAAACTGAACCAAGCAAGCACTTATTGTTGCATGCCGACTAGCTCTACATCGTTGGTGGTGCAAGAAGAACAACACTACATGGCAAAAGAGATCATGGctggcggtgaccatggcgaaGGAGACGAGGTGGTGCTTGTGGGagacgaggaggaggaagacaTGCTTCCCGGGTTCCGGTTCCACCCCACTGACGAGGAGCTGGTCACCTTCTACCTCCGGAGGAAGGTAGCCGGGAAGCGCCTTAGCATCGAGATCATCAAGGATTTCGACATCTACAAGCACGACCCATGGGACCTTCCAA AGTCGAGCTCGATCTCGGGAGACAAGGAATGGTACTTCTTCTGCCTGCGGGGGAGGAAGTACAGGAACAGCATCAGGCCCAACAGGGTCACCGGCTCCGGCTTCTGGAAGGCCACGGGCATCGACCGCCCCATCCATTCCGCCACCTCCGGCCGCGCCGGCGACCCCATCGGCCTCAAGAAGTCGCTTGTGTTCTGCCGCGGCAGCGCCGGCAAGGGCACCAAGACGGAGTGGATGATGCACGAGTTCCGCCTCCCGCAGCGCGCCGAGAGCGCCCACACTTTGCCCAGCGAGCAAGAGGCGGAGGTGTGGACCATCTGCCGGATCTTCAGGAGGAACTTCACCTACAAGAAGCACCCGCAGCAGCAGATCGCCGGCAGCAAGGTgtccgccgccgcggccgtcgTCGTGCAGCCCGGGGAGTATAGCTCCGTCACCGGCAGCCTCGAGTCGGACACCGGGGACGAGTACACGAACGACGTGCCACAGCCCCCGCTGCAAGCCCCGGCGGTGATAGACGACTACGACTACGGCTACGGCtacggccagcagcagcagcagcagcttcagCAGGCCCCAGTGGAACAGCCACGCGCTGCATGCAGCGGCCACGGCGCCTCTGCCGTCACCGACGATGGCCGCGCTCCACCACGGAGTGCTCAGTAG